CGAAGACGCGGTGCGCGAACATGGCCTGCACGTGAGCGTGCTCGATACGGCCTCGCTGCGCGCGCGGGAGCCGAGCGTGGGCGACGGCATCTGCGGCGCGATTCACTGGAAGGATCCGAAAAGCGTGAAGAATCCGGGCGCGCTCGTCAAAGGCTACGCGCGTCTGTTCGAGGCGGAAGGCGGCACCTTCGTGACCGGCGAGGCGACGAGCCTGCGTCCGTCGGGCGATGCGTGGACGGTCCAGACGCAGCACGGCACGCTCAGTGCGAAACAGGTCGTGCTCGCGCTCGGGCCGTGGTCCGATACCGTGTTCGGGCCGCTCGGCTACAAGATTCCGCTGCGCGCGAAGCGCGGCTATCACATGCACTATCGACCCGCGCGGCACATGCTCTCCGTACCCATCGTCGATACCGAACGCGGCTATGTGGTCGCGCCGATGGATGGCAACCGGCTGCGCGTGACGACGGGTGTGGAGATCGCCGAGCGCGGCGCGCCGCCCACGGGCATTCAGCTCGAACGCGTCGAGCCGCTCGCGCGCGCGACGTTCGGGCTGGGCGAGCGCATCGACGAAAGGCCGTGGCTCGGCATGCGGCCCTGCACGCCGGACATGCGGCCCGTGATCGGCCCGGCGCCGCGTCATCGCGGGTTGTGGTTCGCGTTTGGGCACAACCATCATGGGCTCACCCTCGGGCCGGTGACCGGGCGGCTGCTGGCGGAGATGATGACGGGGCAAACGCCATTTACGGATCCGCGGGCGTATCGGGTGGAGCGGTTTGGCTGACGATGTGCCGGGGCGGCATGGCCCCGCTTAATCCGTCTCCCATTCCACCTTGAATGCCGCCGTCAACTCACTCAGACGCTTCGCCTCATCAACCAGCGATGCCGCCGTCGCCGCGTTTTCCTCGACGAGCGTTGAGCGAGGCTGCGCACTTCGCCCGCACGCGCCGCTTCCACGGCCGCGTTCAGCGCGAGGAGGTTGGTCTGAAACGCACTGCCTTCGATCGCCGTAATGATGTGCGTCATCGACGATGCACCGTCGGCAACCCTGTTCGCATGCTGCGCATTCTCGGCGTTCAGCTGCGCGGTCGACAGCTGCTCCATCGCGGCCGCAGTCTGTTCGAGCGACGCCGCCTGCTGTTCCGTGCGCTGCGAGAGATCGAGATTGCCCGCTGCAATCTGCTGCGTGGCAGCCGCGATCGAGCCGGAGCCCTTGCGCACCGTGGCGATCGTCGCGCCGAGCCTATCCTGCATCGTCGCGAGGCCGTGCAGCAGCGAGCCCATCTCGTCTTCGGAGCGGATCTCGACGCGCGTGCGCAACTCGCCCGACGCGGTGGCGTCGAACTGGCCGAGCGCATCGCGCATCGGCGACATGATCGCGCAGCGCAGCGCGCGCCAGCTGAAGAACGCAATACCCAGCCCGACGACAATGCTCGCGACACACGCCGCGAGCAGCGTCCTGAACCAGCCGACCACAGCTCATTCGGTGCGCGTTGTGAGACCGCGATAATGGCCAGGCGGGCTCGTGAGCCCGGCGCGTGCATGTAGAACATGCGTATCGACAACTCGCGTTCAGGCGGCTGGCCGATACACCGACGATCTCGCAACTGCGCGTGTGGTCGCCGTCGAACCGCAATCCGTGTCTGGCGCGGTTTCTGGAAATGGCGAACTGAAGGGAAGGAACGGGTGGACCGCGCGCCCGCACAATCGTGCGCAGGCGCGGGATGCAAGCTTTAAAGCGGCTTGCGAGTGTTAAAGATAGGCCGACTTGCGCGCGGCCGCGTTGGACTCACGCGCGATGCGTTCGCTGCGCTCGGCTAGCGCGCCGAACAGCAGACCGATGACGGCCCATGTGATCGCCTGCATGCCGAGCGCCGTCACGCGGAACTTCCACAGCACGACGGCCGGAAACGCTTCCGGCACTTCGTTGACCGTCGGCAGCGCGATCTGGATCGCGGCAATGATCGCGATGAACACGATGCCGCCAGTGATCGACGCGTTCCACACGCCGAGCCGCGGCATGAGATGCTTGCGGACTTTCATCGAGAACACGGCAACGACGAGCGACGTGACGATCATCAGAAAGAACAGCCCGGTGCGCGTGCCGATCGTATCGGGATCGCCGACGGAGGGCGGATTCGCCGGATACTTGATGGTCGGCACCAGCACGACGGCAACGTACGCGCCGAGCGCGAGCCACGCCGACAACGCGCGCGCGCTCAACTTGCCGACGCGTCCGTGCAGATACGCGAAGCTGAGCGCGAACAGGCCGCCAAACGCCATGCCGTACGCGACGACGCCGGTCAGCAGACCGAGGCCCGCCTGCGTGCCGCGGCTGACGAGTTCTTCGTCGTGATCGTGGCCGCCGGCATCGGCGTGATCGTGTTCGGCGTGCAACTTGTGTTCCAGTGAGATCGCCGTGTCCACCAGCGGCTCGCCTGCCACGCGCGCAAACGCGAAGGTGAGCAAGCCCGCGACGATGCCTGCGAGCATGCCTCGCATCAGCAATTTTCCAACCATGACGGTGACTCCCTTACGCGATCAGTGGCAAGGAAAGCCGAGCAGGTGGCGGCCGTCGTGCACGAACTCGTGCACGTACATGCCGGGAAACAGCGACGTCGCGCCTTGCTCGGCGCCGACGAAATAAAGTGCGAGCAGCATCAGCAGGCCGCCGAAGACAATCCACGGCAGCAGTTCGCGCAGTGGAATCGGGGTAATGGCGGGTTCATCGGTCTGACCGGCGTGGTGCAGAGCGGTGTCGTTCATGACGGACATCTCCTTGGGGGTGACGCGCCCCGATAGTCGATTGATAAGGGAAGTCGAAGCTTGGGTCTGGCTTCCGGCTTGTGTACCGCATGTTGGTGTACGCATGTACTGCCGATTACAGTGGCGCGACCGCGCCGGGCTTGCACCGGCTTCCGCGCTTCGAGTGGCGACTATTCTACGCGCTAAACTGCCACACGCTTTCGACTTTCTTCCCATTCTTCTGAGCATGAGCCGCCAATGCGCACACGCCTGCTGTTGATCAGCCACCCTGCGACGGCCGCGCAACGCAAGGGCGCCTTTCCCGACGACGACCCGCTCGATGCGCCCGCTGCCGACGAAGCCGCGGCGTTTCGCGCATCAAACGCGCCGCTGCTGGACGCAGATCTGGCGTTGAGCAGTCCGGCTGCGTGCGCGCGGGATACCGCAAAGGCCTTCGGACTCGCCGCGCATGCCCTGGCCGCGCTCGCCGACGCGGACTACGGACGCTGGCGCGGCCGCCGTCTGCTCGAGCTGTCAGACGAAGAACCCGACGCGCTGGCCGCATGGGCGCGCGATCCATCCGCCGCGCCGCACGGCGGCGAATCGTTCGATGCGTTGAGGTTTCGCGTCGGCGGCTGGCTCGATGCGCTCGAGCATCGGGGCAACACGGTTGCCGTCACGCACGCGAGCGTGATCCGCGCGGCGTTGATACACGTGCTGCAGGCGCCGCCCGCAGCGTTCGCGCGAATCGACGTGCCGCCGCTGGCCGTCGTCGAACTGCGGCGCAGCGAGCGCGGCTGGACGTGGCGGCCCACGCCTCACCGCCCGGCGTGACCCTCAGAACGCCGGACACGACAGCACCTGCTGCGGGTTAAGCGTCGTTCCGGGCATCCCGCTCGCGGCAGGTGAGCCTTGCGCTGGCGTTGCGATCAGACGCACGGCGTCCGCGCCGGCATTCGCCAATACGTACCGTTCGGGTCGGCCTTGCGGCTGCCAGTACGCACGATAGATACCGTCATCCGTCAGCACATGCAGCGTGCCGCGCACGATCTTGCCGCCCGCGATGAAATCGACGGGCTCGCCGTCGCGCAACGCAAAGCCGCTCGCAACCGGCACACCCGACGCGCCCGTCCCATCAGCGGCGCCCCCGCCCGCCAGCACGCCGCAAGACGCATCGCCCGTCGCGGCGACGGCCAGTTGCGCGACGGTCCATAACGCGAGTGGCGCAATGGTTCTTAATGTCATGAAGTGCCTCGTATCGTGTGCAATGGCAGGCGTGATGCGCGTTGCAAAGTGCATACCCAACGCGATGCGCGATCGAAACTGCATTGACGCAGCGTGAATTTTGACCACGTGGCAGCGCGCTTTTTGATGTGCGATAACAGTCGGATCTTCCCCAAGCGTTCACCGACAAGAGGCAACCGATGGCTACGCTCGAAGCGTTTCGTACCGTGCTCGACGATGCACGCACGCCCGAGATCATCCGCAATCACATCATCGATTCCCTGCAGTACGCGCTGCGCAACCACGGCCAGATTTTCACGTCGAAGGAAGTGGAATGGCTCGCGAAATGGGACGACGCACGGATTCCGCTCGCCGCCACACGCGAACTGCAAAAGCGCATGACGCAGACGGCAGAGTAAGCGTCCGCAGCACGCATGCTCTGTCGCTATCATCTCCGCCGACGTGCTGTGGGAATGCCGCCCCGCGAAAGTTTCTGCTACACAAGACCCTGTTTTTAGGGCATAATATGTGGAACGCAGCGTTCCGCCAGCAGCATCCGGCATCTGCTTAACCGCAACGCGTCAACGTCTTCCGCTTGTTTCGTCCTTACCGCGTTGCACTGATTGCGTTACGTCCCAGCCGTCCCTTCACCGCGCAAAAGCATGCAGCGGCGACCCGGCGGTCTTCGTCATTTCGGCCATGCGCTGCGCGCTTGAACCCGACCGGGTGACACTCGCTACGTTCGGTGCCCGCGCGGCACCAGCGTATTTTTCTCCATCCGTTCCGCGGTGATCGCGGCCGTGTTCGAGCCTGCGCATTCGGCTCGCGCCAAACTTTTTTTCATTGCGGTGCGCCCTACGGTGCTGCGCCGCCTGCCGCCCATTCGCCAATGCTGCGTAATGCACGAGCGTATCGGCGGCCCGCATGACAGGATTTTGCACATGACTCAAGGCGTCAAGACCTACAAGGGCTACGAGATTCATCCGCTGGTTTATCCGCGACGCACCGCGGCTGGCGTGACACATCGCAATTCGATCGACAGCGGCTACGACGCGTCGGTGCGCATCTGCCGCGTCGGGGCGAATCCCGCCGCCGACGGCCGCGTGTTCCGCTTTGCGTACTTTCGCCCCTTCGAAGGCGCGGGCAAGGCGCGCATGGCTTGCATCGAGCATGCATCGCAGGTGATCGACGGCCGGGTGGACGGGCAAAGCGTTTCCGATCTCTGATCGGGCGCGCCGCACCCGGCGCGTTGCTTTACCGTTGTTTCAAGATTCACGCATCCCGCAGCAGCGTTCGCGCTGCCGCGCAAGACATGCTGCGCGCCGCGCGCGGCACCCTTCCCTCATCGACCAGGAGTAGTACATGGCGAAAGAAGAACTCATCGAACTGGACGGCATCGTCGACGAAGTACTGCCCGACAGCCGCTACCGCGTGACGCTCGACAACGGCGTCGTCGTGGGCGCGTACGCATCGGGCCGCATGCGCAAGAATCACATCCGCATTCTCGCGGGCGACCGCGTCACGCTCGAATTGTCGGTCTACGACCTGACCAAAGGACGCATCAACTTCCGTCACAAGGACGAACGCAGCAGCGGCCCGCGCAGCGCGCCCGTGCGCCGCCGCTGACGCAGCGATATGCAGCAGTAGTAGCAGAAGGAAGCGTCTCGCGATCAATCGGGCGGGACGCAGAAATGAATCGACGCACAAGGCCGTCGATCATGCATCCGATGCGGCATGTGCAACGCATGCCGCGCGCCTCTCATCTCGTCATCCCCGAAAGACCGCCCCAGGATCGTCGCTCGCGCCAGACCGCATGCGCGTGACGACACGCTCTTCCAGCTCCGCGAGATGCTCGCGCATTGCCTTGAGTGCGTCGTTCAGATGGCCGGCGTCGAGTGCCTGGATCAGATGTGCATGTTCGTCGGCGGAGCAGGTCGTACCCTTCGAAGGATCGTAGAGCGCCTTGTACAACTCCGTCTTCGCGACCAGTTGCGCGACGAAGCCCTGCAACGCCGCGCCGCCCGCGATCTGCGTCAACAACACGTGAAAATGCCCGGCGAGCCGCACCTGTTCGTCGATGCGGGCGTCTTTCAGTGCCTTTTTCTCACTTGCGACATGTGCCTTCAGCGCACGCCTGTCCTGCGCCGTCAGCGCGCCGCATAGCGCAGCGACGATGCCCGCCTCGACGATCTGCCGCGCCCGATAGACCTGCCGCACATCCTCTTCCGAAGGCGACGGCACGAACGCGCCGCGATTCGCTTCGAGCACGAGCTTGCCTTCGAAGCCGAGCCGCGCGAGCACCTTGCGCAGCGCACCGCGCGTGCAGCCGAAAGCGGCCGCGAGATCGCGTTCGACGAGTTGCGCGCCGGGCCGCAGGCGCCCTTCGAGCAGTGCAGCCGTAATCGACGCGTAAATGCGGTCTTCGACGGTGTCGGAATGGGCGGCGGGCGGCGGTGTGAGCGGGCGTGTGGCCATGTTTTTGAAGAATGAGATTCACGCGAGCGGCCATATTGTTGCGACGCTTGCGTCCGGCTGCATGGTGCGCCATTGCAGGCAAATCAAATAAGTAAAATAGCAGATCAAGCGAAAATGGTTAACCATTTTCCGTTAATATGGTTAACCATTTTCACTAGCAAGGTATTGCCGTGAACCGGACTTCCCGCGTCGACACGCCGATCTTTCCGCGCGCAGCGAGATCCGCTGCCCTTTCGTGGCATGACGGGCTGTGGCTCGCAGTGATCGTCGCAATCGGCATCAACCTGCGGCCGTTGCTCACGTCCGTCAGCCCTCTGCTGGCGACGATCCGCGCGGCAACGGACCTCAGCTTTTCAGGCGCCTCGCTGCTGACGAGCCTGCCTGTCGTCGCAATGGGCTTCGGCGCATTGGGTGCGGGATTGCTGACGCGTGTGGTCGGCGAAGCGCGAGGCGTCGCGCTGGGATTGCTCGCGATCGCAGCCGCGTGCGCCGCGCGTTTCGCCGCGTCGAGCGGCGCGGCGCTGCTGATGACGGCGCTCCTTGCGGGCATCGGCGTCGCCGTCATTCAGGCGCTGCTGCCCGGCGTGATGAAGCAGCGTTTCCACTCGCGCGTACCGCTTGCGATGGGTTTGTTCTCAGCATCGATCATGGGCGGCGGCGGACTCGGCGCGAGCGTCAGCCCCTGTGTCGCGAAAGCGTTCGATTCGTGGCGCGCAGGGCTGGCGATATGGGCCATTCCCGCCATGCTCGCCGGCGTGTGCTGGCTCGTCTTGCAGCGCTCCATGTTGGCTGACCAACGGGTAGCCTCGCCCGCTGCGGCGCATGCCCGTCACACTTCGCATGTCGCCATGTGGCGCAAGCGCCGCGCGTGGACGCTGGGCCTGTACTTCGGGCTCGTCAACGGCGGCTACACCACGCTCGTCGCGTGGCTGCCCGCGTACTATCAGCAGCGCGGCGCAAGCGTCGCGCACAGCGGCTCGCTGCTCGCGGCGATGACGGTCTTCCAGGCAGCGTCGGCAATGCTCCTTCCGCTCGCGGCAGCATTGTTCCGCGACCGCCGGCCGTGGCTCGTGGCGGGGCTGTCGGCGCAACTGACGGGTGTCGTCGGCTTGCTCGCCTGGCCCGATGCCGCGCCGCTCGCGTGGGTCGCGATTACCGGCGCGGGACTCGGCGGCACGTTCTCGCTGACCCTCGTCACCTCGCTCGATCATGCCGACGATCATCGCGTCGCCGGGAGACTCGTCGCGTTCGTGCAGGGCGTCGGTTTCATCGTGGCGGCGATCTCTCCCATCGTCGCGGGACGTTTGCGCGACCTCACAGGTAGCTTCACGGCCGCGTGGACCATGCTCGCCGTATGTATCGCCGCGATGATCGCGCTGACCTTCGCGTTTTCTCCTCGCAGCTACGCGCGCTGGCTCGGCGCACGCTGAAGTTCGCCGCGCGGCGTGCGCAAGTTCCGCGGGCACTGCGCCTCGACTCGCGCCAACCCGGTGCAACGAGGTCGACCGCGCACTTCCGCGGTGCAGAACGCGCGCGATCGATAGAAAGCCCGAACGCCGCGCAATCGGCGTCAAGCGGATTTGCCATTCAATGGCATGCAAGTTGCAGAGTGTTGGGTACGCTCTTGCAATG
This Paraburkholderia phymatum STM815 DNA region includes the following protein-coding sequences:
- a CDS encoding methyl-accepting chemotaxis protein: MVGWFRTLLAACVASIVVGLGIAFFSWRALRCAIMSPMRDALGQFDATASGELRTRVEIRSEDEMGSLLHGLATMQDRLGATIATVRKGSGSIAAATQQIAAGNLDLSQRTEQQAASLEQTAAAMEQLSTAQLNAENAQHANRVADGASSMTHIITAIEGSAFQTNLLALNAAVEAARAGEVRSLAQRSSRKTRRRRHRWLMRRSV
- a CDS encoding GntR family transcriptional regulator; protein product: MATRPLTPPPAAHSDTVEDRIYASITAALLEGRLRPGAQLVERDLAAAFGCTRGALRKVLARLGFEGKLVLEANRGAFVPSPSEEDVRQVYRARQIVEAGIVAALCGALTAQDRRALKAHVASEKKALKDARIDEQVRLAGHFHVLLTQIAGGAALQGFVAQLVAKTELYKALYDPSKGTTCSADEHAHLIQALDAGHLNDALKAMREHLAELEERVVTRMRSGASDDPGAVFRG
- the infA gene encoding translation initiation factor IF-1, with amino-acid sequence MAKEELIELDGIVDEVLPDSRYRVTLDNGVVVGAYASGRMRKNHIRILAGDRVTLELSVYDLTKGRINFRHKDERSSGPRSAPVRRR
- a CDS encoding CbtB domain-containing protein, with the protein product MNDTALHHAGQTDEPAITPIPLRELLPWIVFGGLLMLLALYFVGAEQGATSLFPGMYVHEFVHDGRHLLGFPCH
- a CDS encoding cyanate transporter — encoded protein: MNRTSRVDTPIFPRAARSAALSWHDGLWLAVIVAIGINLRPLLTSVSPLLATIRAATDLSFSGASLLTSLPVVAMGFGALGAGLLTRVVGEARGVALGLLAIAAACAARFAASSGAALLMTALLAGIGVAVIQALLPGVMKQRFHSRVPLAMGLFSASIMGGGGLGASVSPCVAKAFDSWRAGLAIWAIPAMLAGVCWLVLQRSMLADQRVASPAAAHARHTSHVAMWRKRRAWTLGLYFGLVNGGYTTLVAWLPAYYQQRGASVAHSGSLLAAMTVFQAASAMLLPLAAALFRDRRPWLVAGLSAQLTGVVGLLAWPDAAPLAWVAITGAGLGGTFSLTLVTSLDHADDHRVAGRLVAFVQGVGFIVAAISPIVAGRLRDLTGSFTAAWTMLAVCIAAMIALTFAFSPRSYARWLGAR
- a CDS encoding NAD(P)/FAD-dependent oxidoreductase, with amino-acid sequence MDFDVIVLGAGIVGVSSALHLQDRGQRVALVDRRAPGEETSFGNAGLIERSSIVPYGFPRKLGTLLRYARNQSTDLYWDYKALPAYATWLARFWWESSPQRLAAAARDMMPLIAACVDEHDRLITRAGLDALVHDGGWIEAFRTRAAFEHEAKASEDAVREHGLHVSVLDTASLRAREPSVGDGICGAIHWKDPKSVKNPGALVKGYARLFEAEGGTFVTGEATSLRPSGDAWTVQTQHGTLSAKQVVLALGPWSDTVFGPLGYKIPLRAKRGYHMHYRPARHMLSVPIVDTERGYVVAPMDGNRLRVTTGVEIAERGAPPTGIQLERVEPLARATFGLGERIDERPWLGMRPCTPDMRPVIGPAPRHRGLWFAFGHNHHGLTLGPVTGRLLAEMMTGQTPFTDPRAYRVERFG
- a CDS encoding histidine phosphatase family protein: MRTRLLLISHPATAAQRKGAFPDDDPLDAPAADEAAAFRASNAPLLDADLALSSPAACARDTAKAFGLAAHALAALADADYGRWRGRRLLELSDEEPDALAAWARDPSAAPHGGESFDALRFRVGGWLDALEHRGNTVAVTHASVIRAALIHVLQAPPAAFARIDVPPLAVVELRRSERGWTWRPTPHRPA
- a CDS encoding CbtA family protein: MVGKLLMRGMLAGIVAGLLTFAFARVAGEPLVDTAISLEHKLHAEHDHADAGGHDHDEELVSRGTQAGLGLLTGVVAYGMAFGGLFALSFAYLHGRVGKLSARALSAWLALGAYVAVVLVPTIKYPANPPSVGDPDTIGTRTGLFFLMIVTSLVVAVFSMKVRKHLMPRLGVWNASITGGIVFIAIIAAIQIALPTVNEVPEAFPAVVLWKFRVTALGMQAITWAVIGLLFGALAERSERIARESNAAARKSAYL